In Petrotoga sibirica DSM 13575, a single genomic region encodes these proteins:
- a CDS encoding ABC transporter ATP-binding protein produces the protein MLEIKNLNLKYGRIQVIWDLTMSIYNNEAVGIFGPNGAGKTTLISSIIGLIKPEKGDLIFEGNSLIGFKTHEIIRKGISLVPQERELFPFMTVEENLKLGAAYVPNARNRISENLDFVFEIFPILKERIHQLAGTMSGGQQRMLAIGRALMANPKLLILDEPSLGLQPSLVIELFQKLVEIKKAGVSIMLAEQNVKQGLKVIDRGYVLENGKIVMEDDAQDLANNSHIQKSYLGV, from the coding sequence ATGCTTGAAATCAAAAATTTGAATTTAAAATATGGAAGAATACAGGTAATCTGGGATTTGACGATGTCAATTTATAATAATGAAGCTGTAGGCATTTTTGGGCCCAATGGGGCCGGTAAAACTACCTTAATCAGTTCAATCATTGGTTTAATAAAACCAGAAAAAGGAGATCTCATTTTTGAGGGGAATTCGTTAATTGGATTTAAAACTCATGAAATAATAAGAAAAGGGATTTCTTTGGTTCCCCAGGAAAGAGAATTATTCCCTTTTATGACAGTAGAGGAAAATTTAAAATTGGGAGCTGCCTATGTGCCAAATGCAAGGAATAGAATAAGTGAAAATTTGGATTTTGTTTTTGAGATTTTTCCAATATTAAAAGAAAGAATTCATCAGTTAGCTGGCACTATGAGTGGCGGTCAACAAAGAATGCTGGCTATTGGAAGAGCATTGATGGCAAATCCTAAATTGCTAATACTTGATGAGCCTTCATTGGGGTTACAGCCCTCACTTGTTATAGAATTGTTTCAAAAATTAGTAGAGATTAAGAAAGCCGGGGTATCGATAATGTTGGCAGAACAGAACGTAAAACAAGGGCTAAAGGTTATTGATAGAGGTTACGTGTTAGAAAACGGGAAAATTGTTATGGAAGATGATGCTCAGGATCTTGCTAACAATTCGCACATTCAAAAATCTTATCTTGGGGTGTAA
- a CDS encoding ABC transporter ATP-binding protein, with translation MQIVSTKKLVKKFGGLVAVNDVTMSIEEKEILGIIGPNGAGKTTFVNLIAGMYYPTEGEITFDNQNIEKYPPHIRARMGLSRTFQVIRPLQGFTGLENIMVGALFGAGENLKRARETANEICDLLELENRDQPIDKLTVLDLKKVEIGRALASKPKVLFLDEVMAGLNSDETWQMIDLVKKLRESGMTIVVIEHVMGVIKELTDRVVVLESGKIIAEGVYQEVSKDPKVISAYLGEED, from the coding sequence ATGCAAATAGTATCTACAAAAAAATTAGTGAAAAAATTTGGAGGATTAGTAGCTGTAAATGATGTCACAATGAGTATAGAAGAAAAAGAAATTTTAGGTATTATTGGGCCGAATGGTGCTGGGAAAACCACTTTTGTTAATTTAATAGCTGGTATGTATTATCCCACTGAAGGTGAGATCACATTTGACAATCAGAACATTGAAAAATATCCACCACATATTCGAGCAAGAATGGGGCTCTCAAGAACTTTTCAAGTTATAAGGCCATTGCAAGGGTTTACAGGTTTAGAAAATATTATGGTTGGTGCATTGTTTGGAGCTGGAGAGAATTTAAAACGCGCAAGGGAAACCGCAAATGAAATATGTGATCTTTTAGAACTAGAAAACAGGGACCAACCTATAGATAAATTGACTGTTCTTGACTTAAAAAAAGTGGAAATAGGGAGGGCTTTAGCCTCTAAACCAAAAGTTTTATTTTTGGATGAAGTAATGGCTGGGTTAAATTCTGATGAAACCTGGCAAATGATCGACTTGGTGAAAAAGCTTAGAGAAAGTGGGATGACGATAGTCGTAATTGAACATGTAATGGGGGTAATAAAAGAGTTAACAGACAGAGTAGTAGTTTTAGAATCTGGAAAAATTATAGCAGAAGGGGTCTATCAGGAAGTTTCAAAAGATCCTAAAGTTATATCTGCGTACTTAGGGGAGGAAGACTGA
- a CDS encoding branched-chain amino acid ABC transporter permease, whose translation MKKILTPLIAIIAIGLLMFLPFYTGAYFLHVVMTILIYMTLSLSWDMMLRTGQLSFGVAGFFGVGAYVSIVSSANFGINPLVSIFLAGGFVALIALALGFVVLKLRGIYFAITTLALTMVFSVIIRNTPRLTGGASGKVIPNVIFQGDSSKIYLLILALALSTILISEMFSRTRIHFAINSIRTDELVAKSTGINIFKYLIIIFIITAAIQGVTGAVYSQQYGFVSPETTFSLDFLLLPMAMALVGGIYSTWGPIIGAIILGFASEYLKLIMPYGHLIIYGIIIILIILFLPKGIFGSLKSKKQSSN comes from the coding sequence ATGAAAAAAATCTTAACTCCTTTAATAGCAATTATTGCAATAGGATTATTAATGTTTTTGCCTTTCTATACTGGAGCGTATTTTCTCCATGTGGTGATGACTATTTTAATATATATGACATTATCTTTGAGCTGGGATATGATGTTGAGAACGGGTCAGTTATCCTTTGGAGTAGCAGGTTTTTTTGGTGTAGGTGCTTATGTATCAATAGTTTCCTCTGCGAATTTTGGAATTAACCCTTTAGTTAGCATATTTCTTGCAGGGGGTTTTGTGGCACTGATAGCTTTGGCATTAGGATTTGTCGTGCTTAAATTGAGAGGAATTTATTTTGCAATCACCACTTTAGCCTTGACAATGGTTTTTTCTGTTATTATCAGGAATACTCCCCGTTTAACCGGTGGAGCAAGTGGAAAGGTTATACCTAATGTAATATTTCAAGGAGATTCTTCAAAAATATATTTGTTGATATTGGCCTTAGCTCTATCGACAATTTTAATTTCTGAAATGTTTAGTCGAACAAGGATTCATTTTGCCATCAACTCAATAAGGACAGATGAACTTGTGGCTAAATCTACTGGTATCAATATTTTTAAATATCTGATAATAATCTTTATTATAACAGCAGCTATTCAAGGTGTAACTGGAGCTGTGTACTCTCAACAATATGGTTTCGTTTCTCCCGAAACAACCTTTTCTTTAGATTTTCTCTTATTACCTATGGCAATGGCACTTGTAGGGGGAATTTATTCTACCTGGGGTCCAATTATTGGAGCAATTATTTTAGGATTTGCATCTGAATATTTGAAATTAATTATGCCCTATGGTCATCTCATAATTTATGGAATAATCATAATTCTTATAATATTGTTCTTGCCAAAGGGAATATTTGGATCTTTAAAAAGCAAAAAACAATCTAGTAACTAG
- a CDS encoding branched-chain amino acid ABC transporter permease encodes MLNFLHFRLNKTFLIFLAFLVVIAIWKPIPLIYGLQRGGLYSLIGLPLALILGIVGILNLAHGDFLTLGLYIGYIFFTQLGLDPLISVFPLFILMFLLAIGIYQISIKYVLKAGELNQLLLTFGISMVIIELIKIIWTTRPRNIYTPYASSSITIANFSIGIYEFIYPIVAIGVLVFLQLFLKKTFLGQASRAVGQNPKGAEIVGIDTNKVYLIIFAIAFGIIGIAAGIMLPRTSIFPLSGNAYTLKSFALAAMAGLGNLNGILIGGITLGVVEAIVQSIPGYSGWSDLVFFGVLIIVILIRAYRGSKS; translated from the coding sequence ATGTTGAATTTTCTGCATTTTCGACTTAACAAAACATTTTTAATTTTTCTCGCTTTTCTGGTGGTTATTGCTATTTGGAAGCCCATACCTTTGATCTATGGCCTTCAACGCGGTGGTTTATATTCTTTAATCGGTTTACCTTTGGCTTTAATATTAGGAATCGTTGGTATATTAAACTTAGCTCATGGAGATTTTTTGACTTTAGGTTTATATATAGGTTATATTTTTTTCACTCAATTAGGCTTAGACCCACTTATTTCAGTGTTTCCATTGTTTATTTTAATGTTTTTATTGGCAATAGGGATTTATCAGATTTCAATAAAATACGTGTTAAAAGCAGGAGAACTGAACCAACTGTTATTAACATTTGGGATATCTATGGTAATTATAGAGCTTATAAAAATAATTTGGACTACACGCCCAAGAAATATTTATACTCCCTATGCTTCTTCATCTATAACTATAGCAAACTTCTCTATTGGTATTTATGAATTTATTTATCCAATAGTAGCAATTGGAGTTCTTGTCTTTCTTCAACTTTTTTTGAAAAAGACTTTTTTAGGGCAAGCAAGCAGGGCGGTTGGGCAAAACCCAAAAGGAGCTGAAATTGTAGGTATAGATACCAACAAAGTATATCTTATCATTTTTGCTATTGCTTTTGGAATTATAGGAATTGCTGCAGGGATAATGTTGCCAAGGACATCCATATTCCCCTTGTCAGGGAATGCATATACTTTAAAGTCCTTTGCTTTAGCAGCTATGGCAGGTTTGGGTAATTTAAATGGTATTTTAATCGGTGGAATCACTTTAGGAGTAGTTGAAGCAATCGTTCAATCGATTCCTGGGTACAGTGGATGGTCAGATTTAGTTTTTTTTGGAGTATTAATTATCGTAATATTAATTAGAGCATACAGGGGGTCAAAATCATGA
- a CDS encoding ABC transporter substrate-binding protein, translating to MKRNIGLVLFLAVLFSLTVAVDPIKIGAVNPLGDITGDQSTKAMKLAVKEINDAGGVLGRPLELIVIDSELNPAKGAAAIERLATVEKVDFFVGGMASGVHLAQVPILKKYQKITVWAGAASHQVEIAMGPDADWYFHLHPWDYLQGEGYGIGWREIVQAYPNVDIKKIFLAYEEGAFGTDSYTAYLDLYELAKKGEGPWQGIMDEFKGASFKSAALGGGDYRAVLNQAKAFDPDLFVWAGYDADAIPIVAQAKELDFTPDLLVGAPPGWPADFGKNPLAENVILYGMWAPTLNDVSPVAKHFYDAYVEMWKEEPATYFAPLGYTNIYFLVEGIKKAGSLDKEAIISALRTIEYESPLGEVLKIEPSRIITNQGFKYQKILQWQNGRQEVIWPLDLATAALAYPFAFGK from the coding sequence GTGAAAAGAAACATAGGTTTGGTTCTTTTTTTGGCTGTCTTATTTTCTTTGACCGTGGCAGTAGATCCTATCAAAATCGGCGCTGTAAATCCTTTGGGAGATATAACCGGCGACCAAAGTACAAAGGCAATGAAGTTGGCTGTTAAAGAGATTAACGACGCCGGTGGAGTTTTGGGTAGACCGCTGGAACTTATAGTTATAGATTCAGAATTAAATCCAGCAAAAGGTGCTGCAGCGATCGAGAGATTAGCAACCGTTGAAAAAGTAGATTTTTTTGTTGGTGGAATGGCTAGTGGTGTACATTTAGCACAAGTGCCTATTCTTAAAAAATACCAAAAGATTACTGTTTGGGCAGGAGCGGCTTCCCATCAAGTTGAAATAGCGATGGGTCCAGATGCAGATTGGTATTTCCATCTTCACCCTTGGGATTATCTACAAGGTGAAGGTTATGGAATAGGTTGGAGAGAAATAGTTCAGGCATATCCAAATGTTGATATTAAAAAAATCTTTTTAGCGTATGAAGAAGGAGCATTCGGCACTGACTCATATACAGCTTATTTAGATCTTTATGAGTTAGCAAAGAAAGGTGAAGGACCATGGCAAGGAATAATGGATGAATTTAAAGGAGCTTCATTTAAAAGTGCCGCCCTTGGAGGGGGAGATTATAGGGCAGTGTTAAATCAAGCAAAGGCTTTTGATCCGGACCTATTTGTTTGGGCAGGATACGATGCTGATGCCATACCAATTGTAGCGCAGGCAAAAGAATTAGATTTCACTCCTGACTTGTTAGTAGGAGCTCCCCCAGGTTGGCCAGCGGATTTTGGGAAAAATCCTTTAGCAGAGAATGTTATTCTTTATGGAATGTGGGCGCCGACTTTAAATGATGTAAGTCCAGTAGCTAAACATTTTTATGATGCTTACGTGGAAATGTGGAAAGAAGAACCTGCAACCTACTTCGCTCCTCTTGGATATACTAATATTTATTTTTTAGTTGAGGGGATAAAGAAAGCAGGTAGCCTGGATAAAGAAGCTATCATTTCTGCATTGAGAACCATTGAATATGAATCTCCGTTGGGCGAAGTGTTGAAAATTGAACCAAGCAGAATAATAACAAATCAAGGATTTAAATATCAGAAAATTTTGCAATGGCAAAATGGTAGACAAGAAGTTATTTGGCCTTTAGACCTTGCAACGGCAGCTTTAGCGTATCCTTTCGCTTTCGGAAAATAG
- a CDS encoding acetyl-CoA C-acetyltransferase: MNKVYIISAKRTAIGTFGGTLKDVPATKLGTEVVKGVLKEAEVYPENVDEVIVGNVLMAGQGMGPGRQVSIYAGIPEDKPGYAVNMLCGSGMKSIMIGATDIKTGDADLVVAAGMESMSRAPYLLPFTTRFGTKFGSFEVQDHMILDGLTDVFNNYHMGVTAENVAKKHNISREEQDDFAYTSQMRAKEAIESGKFKDEIIPIEVKRKKETVLFDQDEHPRFDVTKEKLAKLKPAFVQDGTVTAGNASGINDGASAVLLASERAVEKYGLKPIAELVGYNQAAVDPSYMGLGPVPAVKGLLEKIKMDITDMELIELNEAFAAQSLGVITELGNIYGKSKSWFLQKTNVNGGAIALGHPIGASGNRIVVTLLYEMKKRNSEFGLASLCIGGGMGTALVVKNIWR; encoded by the coding sequence ATGAATAAAGTTTATATAATATCTGCAAAAAGAACAGCAATTGGTACTTTTGGTGGGACCTTAAAAGATGTTCCTGCAACCAAATTGGGAACGGAAGTTGTGAAAGGAGTTCTAAAAGAAGCTGAAGTATATCCTGAAAATGTTGATGAAGTAATTGTTGGGAATGTTTTAATGGCAGGTCAAGGTATGGGCCCGGGAAGACAAGTCTCCATATATGCAGGGATTCCAGAAGACAAGCCCGGCTACGCAGTTAATATGTTATGTGGAAGCGGTATGAAAAGCATAATGATCGGGGCTACAGATATTAAAACAGGTGACGCAGATCTTGTTGTGGCCGCTGGGATGGAAAGTATGTCAAGAGCTCCTTACCTTTTGCCATTCACGACTAGATTTGGAACTAAATTTGGATCATTTGAAGTTCAAGATCATATGATATTAGACGGGCTCACAGATGTTTTTAATAACTATCATATGGGAGTAACTGCAGAAAACGTCGCCAAAAAACACAATATTTCTCGTGAAGAACAAGACGATTTTGCTTATACGAGTCAAATGAGAGCTAAAGAAGCCATAGAATCCGGAAAATTTAAAGATGAAATAATACCAATTGAAGTAAAAAGAAAAAAAGAAACCGTTCTTTTTGACCAAGACGAACATCCAAGATTTGATGTAACGAAAGAAAAACTTGCCAAACTTAAACCTGCATTTGTACAAGATGGAACCGTAACAGCTGGGAATGCTTCTGGAATAAACGATGGGGCAAGTGCAGTCTTATTAGCCTCAGAAAGGGCTGTAGAAAAATATGGGTTGAAACCAATAGCAGAATTAGTTGGTTACAATCAAGCGGCTGTAGACCCTTCATACATGGGTTTAGGCCCAGTTCCAGCTGTGAAAGGTCTTTTAGAAAAGATCAAAATGGATATAACAGATATGGAATTAATCGAACTAAACGAAGCGTTTGCCGCCCAATCTTTAGGGGTTATAACAGAGTTAGGAAATATTTATGGAAAATCTAAAAGCTGGTTCCTTCAAAAAACCAATGTGAATGGTGGAGCAATTGCTTTGGGTCATCCTATTGGAGCATCGGGGAATAGGATAGTTGTTACACTTCTTTACGAGATGAAAAAAAGAAATAGCGAATTTGGTCTGGCATCACTTTGCATTGGTGGAGGTATGGGAACGGCTTTAGTAGTAAAAAATATATGGAGGTGA
- a CDS encoding acetyl-CoA hydrolase/transferase family protein, giving the protein MWKEKYKQKLMSIDDAILSLPKRVSVVVSMAAAEGQGFLKNVHKFKDHFEKIKVITCLDMGHYEFFLNKEYEGTFELQTWFFSEPTRKSKYEDKLKIIDYIPNNLHMAGLDKVMAEKEEGNTLVFWGTSTPMREKTGYFNLGISNVYEKDLAENADIVVMEVNEKMPFVHGDTEWHINNVNVVVESNWEIPEIPISEPKEEEKKIAQYIADIIEDGSTLQIGIGGIPNAVGKLLETKKDLGIHTEMLTESMIDLFEKGVITNMRKSLWKGKFVIAFALGTKRMYEFIDDNPGIFELRGRFVNDPYVVCQNDNMVSLNTAISLDLTGQVVSEAIGTKQFSGTGGQLDTHRGAIKSKNGKGIIALRSTAKKGSISTIVPMLPQGAPITVPRQDLDYVVTEWGVAHLRGRSAGERAKKLISISHPDFRKELEQEAIKMGLI; this is encoded by the coding sequence ATGTGGAAAGAAAAATATAAGCAAAAATTAATGTCAATTGATGATGCTATATTAAGCCTACCGAAAAGAGTTTCGGTGGTTGTGAGCATGGCAGCAGCTGAAGGCCAAGGCTTTTTGAAAAATGTTCATAAATTTAAAGATCATTTTGAAAAAATAAAAGTAATAACTTGTTTAGATATGGGACATTATGAGTTCTTTTTGAATAAAGAATATGAAGGTACTTTCGAGTTACAAACATGGTTTTTTTCAGAACCAACGAGAAAATCCAAGTATGAAGATAAATTAAAGATAATTGATTATATACCCAATAATCTTCATATGGCTGGTTTAGACAAGGTTATGGCTGAAAAAGAGGAAGGAAATACCTTGGTATTTTGGGGAACTTCCACTCCTATGAGAGAAAAAACTGGATACTTTAATTTAGGTATCTCTAATGTGTATGAAAAAGATTTGGCAGAAAATGCTGATATAGTTGTAATGGAGGTCAATGAAAAAATGCCATTTGTGCATGGGGACACTGAATGGCATATAAACAATGTAAATGTTGTTGTCGAGTCTAATTGGGAGATCCCTGAAATACCTATTTCAGAACCTAAAGAAGAAGAAAAAAAGATTGCTCAGTACATAGCAGATATCATAGAAGACGGTTCAACGCTACAGATAGGGATAGGTGGAATACCCAATGCGGTAGGAAAACTACTCGAAACAAAAAAAGATTTAGGTATTCATACTGAAATGCTTACTGAATCAATGATAGATCTCTTTGAAAAGGGCGTAATAACCAATATGAGGAAGTCTCTTTGGAAGGGGAAATTTGTAATAGCTTTTGCTCTTGGAACAAAGAGAATGTATGAATTCATTGACGATAATCCTGGTATTTTTGAGCTCAGGGGGAGATTTGTTAATGATCCTTACGTTGTTTGTCAGAACGACAATATGGTAAGTTTAAACACAGCAATTTCGTTAGATCTGACTGGACAAGTTGTTTCAGAAGCAATAGGTACCAAACAGTTTTCTGGAACAGGAGGCCAGTTAGACACTCATAGAGGAGCTATAAAAAGCAAAAATGGGAAAGGTATCATCGCCCTACGATCCACGGCAAAAAAAGGAAGCATTTCAACGATAGTGCCTATGCTTCCACAAGGAGCTCCTATTACCGTCCCAAGACAGGATTTGGATTATGTGGTAACAGAATGGGGAGTAGCTCACTTGAGGGGTAGAAGTGCGGGTGAAAGGGCTAAGAAGTTAATATCAATATCTCATCCAGACTTCAGAAAAGAATTAGAACAGGAAGCTATAAAGATGGGGTTGATATAG
- the fabG gene encoding 3-oxoacyl-[acyl-carrier-protein] reductase codes for MDRMKDKVCVVTGGGRGIGKSIVEKFAKEGAKIVFALDMNQEILSQLKNQLGENVRGYLLDVTDRPAIEEFVEKVKEEFGRIDVLVNNAGITKDALIGRMQEEDWDKVIEVNLKGVFNMTQFVSNLMLENGKGSIVNISSIVGERGNVGQTNYAASKGGVISMTYTWAKEFARKGANIRVNAVAPGFIKTPMTEKIPEKVLESIKSKITLGRMGEPEEVANAVLFLASDEASYVTGHVFDVNGGTNL; via the coding sequence ATGGATAGAATGAAAGACAAAGTTTGTGTAGTTACAGGAGGAGGCAGAGGGATAGGGAAAAGTATCGTTGAGAAATTTGCTAAAGAAGGAGCAAAGATTGTTTTCGCTTTAGACATGAACCAAGAAATTCTTTCTCAGTTAAAGAATCAATTAGGAGAAAATGTTAGAGGTTATCTATTGGATGTAACCGATAGACCTGCTATAGAAGAATTCGTTGAAAAAGTAAAAGAAGAGTTTGGAAGAATCGATGTATTAGTGAACAATGCAGGTATAACAAAGGACGCTTTAATAGGTAGGATGCAAGAAGAAGATTGGGATAAGGTCATCGAAGTAAATTTGAAAGGCGTCTTCAATATGACACAGTTTGTCTCAAACCTTATGTTAGAAAATGGAAAAGGAAGTATCGTAAATATTTCTTCAATCGTAGGCGAAAGAGGGAATGTTGGACAAACTAACTATGCAGCTTCAAAAGGTGGAGTTATATCTATGACATATACTTGGGCTAAGGAATTTGCAAGAAAAGGTGCGAATATTAGGGTTAACGCTGTCGCTCCTGGGTTCATTAAGACCCCAATGACAGAAAAAATTCCTGAAAAAGTATTAGAAAGCATAAAATCAAAGATAACTTTAGGAAGAATGGGAGAACCTGAAGAGGTGGCGAATGCAGTATTATTTTTAGCTTCTGATGAAGCTTCTTATGTGACAGGTCATGTTTTTGATGTAAACGGGGGAACTAATCTATAA
- a CDS encoding 3-oxoacyl-ACP synthase → MNVGIMGLGVYIPDNYIYAEEIAKKTNIPQWVIEEKFGILKKPIPGPEDTTSYMGIQAAKEAIKDAGIDPNDIDLVIWNGGQHKDYPCWLASLKVAHEVGATRAWGFDMEAMCGSMMVGMETAKSLMMNNDNLNTVLLVSGYRNGDLINYEVPETSFMFDLGAGGAALILRKNLNKNLILSSAFRGDGSFSEQCVIEVGGTKKWPMKPEDANKYYFTVRDSEKFKANLNEKTMPNFYGVIRDSLKKSGYSEKDIGYLAILHFKRSAHKAVLEELGLKEEQTTYLENYGHLGQNDQVLSMKLALKEGKINSGDIVVMVGAGIGFVWAATTVKWG, encoded by the coding sequence ATGAATGTAGGAATAATGGGGTTAGGGGTTTACATACCTGATAATTACATCTATGCCGAAGAAATAGCCAAGAAAACTAATATTCCACAATGGGTAATAGAAGAAAAATTTGGTATTTTAAAAAAACCCATTCCTGGTCCTGAGGACACAACAAGTTATATGGGTATTCAAGCGGCTAAAGAAGCTATCAAAGACGCAGGTATAGATCCAAATGATATAGATTTAGTCATATGGAATGGTGGCCAACACAAAGATTATCCATGTTGGCTTGCTAGCTTAAAAGTTGCCCACGAGGTTGGAGCCACTCGTGCATGGGGATTTGATATGGAGGCAATGTGTGGATCGATGATGGTTGGAATGGAGACAGCCAAATCCCTTATGATGAATAATGACAATTTGAATACCGTATTACTTGTAAGTGGTTACAGAAATGGTGATTTGATCAATTATGAAGTTCCAGAAACCTCTTTTATGTTCGATCTTGGAGCAGGAGGGGCAGCTTTAATATTAAGGAAAAATTTAAATAAGAATTTGATTTTATCATCCGCTTTTAGAGGAGATGGCTCTTTTTCAGAGCAATGTGTAATAGAAGTAGGAGGAACTAAAAAATGGCCTATGAAACCAGAAGATGCTAATAAGTATTACTTTACAGTAAGAGATTCAGAAAAATTCAAAGCAAATTTGAATGAAAAAACCATGCCTAACTTTTATGGAGTAATCAGAGATTCCTTAAAAAAATCCGGATATAGTGAGAAAGATATTGGATACTTAGCCATTCTTCACTTTAAAAGATCTGCTCATAAGGCTGTTTTAGAAGAATTGGGCTTGAAGGAGGAACAAACAACTTATCTTGAAAATTACGGTCATCTTGGACAAAACGATCAAGTGTTATCTATGAAATTGGCTTTAAAGGAAGGAAAAATCAACTCTGGAGACATCGTTGTTATGGTAGGAGCCGGTATAGGTTTTGTTTGGGCTGCAACCACAGTAAAATGGGGTTAA
- a CDS encoding alpha/beta fold hydrolase encodes MDTILKKVELPNGETMGYRYKQGGEKTLLLVHGNMTSSKHWDVFMEAFDSDYTIYAPDLRGFGISTYNNPIDSLDDFKEDLKLFVDELGLSKFDLMGWSTGGGVCMIFAADYPSYVDKLILMESVGTRGYPILKKDGEGKPIKDEFLKTKEEIAQDPVQVIPILSAYNNKDKDFLKVVWEATIYTHNKPEPQKYEEYLDDMLTQRNLVDVDYALATFNISEDYNGIKRGDGRAKNIKSPTLILWGENDLVVPEQMALDIQNDIGENAQLIYLKNCGHSPLVDDLDQLIKVMKKFLIM; translated from the coding sequence GTGGATACAATTTTAAAAAAAGTAGAACTTCCAAACGGTGAAACTATGGGGTATAGATACAAACAAGGTGGAGAAAAGACTTTGCTTTTGGTTCACGGAAATATGACTTCCTCAAAACATTGGGATGTTTTTATGGAAGCTTTTGATTCAGATTACACTATTTACGCCCCCGATCTAAGAGGATTTGGCATCTCAACTTATAACAATCCTATCGATTCTCTTGATGATTTTAAGGAAGATTTAAAATTGTTCGTAGATGAATTGGGCTTGTCAAAATTTGATCTTATGGGATGGTCAACTGGTGGAGGAGTTTGCATGATTTTCGCCGCGGATTATCCAAGTTATGTCGATAAATTAATACTAATGGAATCTGTTGGAACGAGAGGTTATCCAATATTGAAAAAAGATGGAGAAGGTAAGCCGATAAAAGATGAATTTTTAAAAACTAAAGAAGAGATAGCTCAAGATCCTGTTCAGGTAATTCCAATTTTGAGTGCATATAACAATAAAGACAAAGATTTTCTTAAAGTAGTTTGGGAAGCAACCATATACACACACAATAAGCCTGAACCTCAAAAATACGAAGAATATTTGGATGATATGTTAACTCAGAGGAATTTGGTTGATGTAGATTATGCTCTGGCAACTTTTAATATAAGTGAAGATTATAACGGGATAAAGCGAGGTGACGGAAGAGCCAAAAACATAAAATCCCCGACTTTGATATTGTGGGGAGAGAATGATCTGGTAGTTCCAGAACAAATGGCTCTTGATATACAAAACGATATAGGAGAAAATGCTCAACTAATTTATCTAAAAAATTGTGGACACTCTCCGTTAGTAGATGATCTAGATCAATTGATAAAAGTTATGAAAAAGTTTTTAATTATGTAA